One Pectobacterium polaris DNA window includes the following coding sequences:
- the mdtH gene encoding multidrug efflux MFS transporter MdtH: protein MPLMSQARSLGKYFLLLDNMLVVLGFFVVFPLISIRFVDDLGWAALLVGIALGLRQFIQQGLGIFGGAIADRFGAKPMIITGMLLRASGFVFMAIADEPWLLWLSCALSGLGGTLFDPPRTALVIKLIRPQERGRFYSLLMMQDSAGAVIGALIGSWLLQYDFEIVCWTGAVIFVLAAALNAWLLPAYRISTVKTPIREGLTRVIRDRRFLMYVLTLTGYYMLAVQVLLMLPIMVNELAGTPSAVKWMYAIEAVLSLTLLYPIARWSEKRFRLEQRLMAGLFIMSVSMFPIGMTTELQTLLLLISLFYIGSIIAEPARETLSASLADSRARGSYMGFSRLGLALGGAIGYSGGGWLFDTGHALNQPELPWFMLGTIGFLTLAALYWQFNQRRIEPAMLGGH from the coding sequence ATGCCTCTGATGTCGCAAGCTCGGAGCTTGGGTAAATATTTTTTATTACTCGATAATATGCTGGTGGTTTTGGGATTCTTCGTTGTCTTTCCCCTTATTTCCATTCGTTTTGTCGACGATCTCGGCTGGGCTGCATTATTAGTCGGTATCGCATTGGGATTGCGCCAGTTTATTCAGCAAGGGCTCGGTATTTTCGGCGGGGCCATTGCTGACCGTTTTGGTGCCAAACCGATGATTATTACCGGGATGCTGCTACGCGCCTCCGGTTTTGTGTTCATGGCGATTGCCGATGAACCCTGGCTGCTTTGGCTGTCCTGTGCGTTGTCCGGTTTGGGTGGCACGCTATTCGATCCGCCGCGTACCGCACTGGTCATCAAGTTAATTCGTCCGCAGGAACGTGGTCGTTTTTATTCTCTGTTAATGATGCAGGATAGCGCGGGTGCCGTTATCGGTGCCCTAATCGGCAGTTGGCTGCTCCAGTACGATTTCGAGATTGTCTGCTGGACGGGTGCGGTCATCTTTGTGCTTGCCGCTGCGCTCAATGCCTGGCTGCTGCCTGCCTACCGCATCTCAACGGTCAAGACACCAATCCGGGAAGGCCTGACGCGCGTGATTCGCGACCGCCGTTTCCTGATGTATGTCTTAACGCTGACGGGCTACTATATGCTGGCCGTTCAGGTTTTGCTGATGCTGCCCATTATGGTCAACGAGCTCGCCGGAACACCGTCTGCGGTGAAATGGATGTACGCCATTGAAGCGGTGCTGTCGCTGACACTGCTGTACCCTATCGCCCGCTGGAGCGAGAAACGCTTCCGGCTGGAACAGCGCCTAATGGCGGGGCTTTTCATCATGTCCGTCAGCATGTTCCCAATCGGGATGACGACGGAGTTGCAAACTCTGCTGCTGCTGATCAGCCTGTTTTATATTGGTTCCATTATCGCCGAACCTGCGCGTGAAACTTTAAGCGCTTCGCTGGCGGATTCCAGAGCCAGAGGCAGTTATATGGGCTTCAGCCGCCTTGGGCTGGCGCTCGGTGGTGCGATTGGTTACAGCGGCGGCGGCTGGTTATTCGATACCGGACACGCACTGAATCAACCGGAACTACCGTGGTTCATGCTCGGTACCATCGGGTTCCTGACGTTAGCCGCACTGTATTGGCAGTTCAATCAACGCCGCATTGAGCCCGCGATGCTGGGTGGTCATTAG
- the rimJ gene encoding ribosomal protein S5-alanine N-acetyltransferase — translation MFGYRSTPARVQLTTDRLVVRLAHERDAWRLAEYYSENRDFLKPWEPVRDASHCYPSGWQARLSVINDMHKQGSAYYFLLLDQNENEVYGVANFSNVLRGSFHACYLGYSLGQKWQGQGLMYEALQPAIRYMQRQQHMHRIMANYMPHNQRSGGLLTRLGFEREGYAKNYLLIDGKWQDHVLTALTNAEWKSPR, via the coding sequence ATGTTTGGCTACCGTTCAACGCCAGCAAGAGTGCAATTGACAACTGACAGGCTGGTGGTGCGTCTGGCCCATGAACGCGATGCATGGCGTCTGGCCGAATACTATTCTGAAAACCGTGATTTTCTTAAGCCGTGGGAACCCGTGAGAGACGCCAGCCATTGCTATCCATCAGGCTGGCAAGCGCGTCTGAGTGTGATTAACGATATGCATAAGCAGGGCAGCGCCTATTACTTCCTTCTGTTGGATCAGAATGAAAACGAAGTATACGGCGTGGCGAATTTCAGCAACGTGCTGCGGGGATCGTTTCACGCCTGCTATCTGGGCTATTCACTCGGTCAAAAATGGCAGGGGCAAGGGCTGATGTATGAAGCGTTGCAACCGGCAATACGTTATATGCAGCGTCAGCAGCATATGCATCGCATCATGGCTAACTATATGCCGCATAACCAGCGTAGTGGGGGGTTACTGACGCGTTTGGGGTTTGAGCGTGAAGGCTATGCGAAGAATTATCTGCTCATTGATGGCAAATGGCAGGATCATGTATTAACCGCGCTGACCAACGCCGAGTGGAAGTCTCCGCGTTAA
- a CDS encoding YceH family protein, producing the protein MKYQLDAREARVIGCMLEKQITTPDQYPMSLNGITTACNQKTNREPVMELSESEVQQTLDLLVKKHFLRTLSGFGNRVVKYEHRFCNSEFGDLKLSPAEVALVATLLLRGPQTPGELRTRAARLYEFSDVGEAESTLEHLQQREDGPFVVRLAREAGKRESRYQHLFSGDVSDVAAPEVDSGSDHSPLAERVEALEKEVAELKRQLAALLA; encoded by the coding sequence ATGAAATACCAATTAGATGCTCGTGAAGCCCGCGTGATTGGTTGCATGCTGGAAAAGCAGATCACCACGCCGGATCAATACCCGATGTCGTTAAACGGTATCACCACGGCCTGTAATCAGAAAACCAACCGTGAACCTGTGATGGAACTGAGCGAAAGCGAGGTTCAGCAAACGCTGGATTTGCTCGTGAAGAAACATTTTCTGCGCACGCTCAGCGGATTTGGTAACCGTGTCGTGAAGTATGAACATCGTTTTTGCAATTCTGAATTTGGTGACCTGAAGCTCTCACCTGCGGAAGTGGCGTTGGTGGCGACGCTGCTTCTGCGCGGACCACAGACACCGGGTGAACTGCGTACGCGCGCGGCCCGATTGTATGAATTTTCAGATGTCGGTGAAGCGGAATCCACCCTTGAACATTTGCAACAGCGTGAGGATGGGCCGTTTGTCGTCCGGTTGGCGCGTGAAGCAGGGAAGCGGGAAAGCCGCTATCAGCATCTTTTCAGTGGTGATGTCAGTGATGTTGCCGCTCCCGAAGTGGACAGCGGAAGCGATCATTCACCGCTAGCTGAGCGCGTTGAGGCATTAGAAAAAGAGGTTGCTGAACTCAAACGCCAGCTTGCTGCGCTGTTAGCGTAA
- a CDS encoding Gfo/Idh/MocA family protein — protein sequence MKPQFTSAENVAEHRISEHNASARRPRIGVVGLGSIAQKAYLPILSQAERWELVGAFSPDQQKTQRICQQYRMTNFSALDALAAQCDAVFVHSSTASHFSVVSQLLNAGVDVYVDKPLAETLEQAEALVELADQQQKILMVGFNRRFAPCYQQLKQRLDQPASLRMDKHRINGVGPQDVRFTLLDDYLHVVDTALWLAGGDAQLIDGVLHANANGQLLYAEHHFQSGDCQVTTSMHRQAGSQREWVQAVTQGGLYQVDEMREWREDREGITIRPAVPSWQTTLEQRGFVGAVQHFIAAIEQRKPAETSGNQALLSQRMIEKLLGKS from the coding sequence ATGAAGCCTCAATTTACGTCTGCGGAAAACGTTGCAGAACATCGTATTTCAGAACATAACGCCTCCGCCCGACGTCCTCGTATCGGCGTCGTCGGGCTGGGCTCCATCGCGCAGAAAGCCTATTTGCCCATTCTCAGTCAGGCTGAACGCTGGGAGCTGGTAGGCGCGTTTTCTCCCGACCAGCAAAAAACGCAGCGGATTTGTCAGCAGTATCGGATGACGAACTTCTCGGCGCTGGACGCGCTGGCAGCACAGTGCGATGCCGTTTTCGTGCACAGCAGTACCGCCAGCCATTTTTCCGTTGTGAGCCAACTGCTTAACGCGGGTGTCGATGTTTATGTGGATAAACCACTGGCAGAGACGCTGGAGCAGGCGGAAGCGCTGGTCGAATTGGCAGATCAACAACAAAAAATTTTGATGGTTGGTTTTAATCGCCGTTTCGCACCGTGCTATCAGCAGCTAAAACAGCGGCTGGATCAGCCGGCGTCTTTGCGCATGGATAAACACCGTATTAATGGTGTTGGGCCGCAGGATGTCCGTTTTACTCTGCTGGATGATTATCTGCACGTGGTGGACACTGCACTTTGGCTCGCGGGCGGCGACGCTCAACTGATTGATGGCGTGCTGCATGCGAATGCGAACGGTCAATTGCTGTATGCCGAGCACCATTTCCAGAGCGGCGATTGTCAGGTGACGACCAGCATGCATCGTCAGGCTGGAAGTCAGCGCGAATGGGTTCAGGCTGTTACCCAGGGCGGGCTTTATCAGGTCGATGAGATGCGTGAATGGCGTGAAGATCGCGAAGGAATAACGATCCGCCCGGCCGTGCCATCCTGGCAAACGACGCTGGAACAACGCGGGTTTGTCGGTGCAGTGCAGCATTTCATCGCGGCCATTGAACAACGGAAACCAGCGGAAACATCAGGTAACCAGGCGTTACTGTCCCAGCGCATGATTGAAAAATTGCTGGGAAAAAGCTGA
- the murJ gene encoding murein biosynthesis integral membrane protein MurJ encodes MNLLKSLAAVSSMTMVSRVLGFVRDAIVARIFGAGMATDAFFVAFKLPNLLRRIFAEGAFSQAFVPILAEYKSQQGDEATRTFLAYVSGMLTLILALVTVAGMVAAPWVIMVTAPGFAATPERFELTSDLLRVTFPYILLISLTSMVGSVLNTWNRFSVPAFAPTLLNVSMIGFSLFAAPYFNPPVMALAWAVLVGGLLQLGYQLPHLKKIGMLVLPRLKWRDPSVWRVMKLMGPAVLGVSVSQISLIINTIFASFLSEGAVSWMYYADRLMEFPSGVLGVALGTILLPSLAKSFASGNHDEYSRLMDWGLRLCFLLALPSAVALGILAKPLTVSLFQYGKFSAFDALMTQRALIAYSVGLMGLIVVKVLVPGFYSRQDIKTPVKIAIVTLILTQVMNLIFIGPLQHAGLALSIGLASCLNAGLLYWQLRKQDIFQPLPGWRGFLVRLLVAVIVMSLVLLGMLWWMPAWDDGNMTMRILRLLLVVVAGAGSYFATLALLGFRPRDFARRSV; translated from the coding sequence ATGAATCTACTTAAATCACTGGCTGCCGTCAGTTCCATGACCATGGTATCGCGCGTTTTAGGCTTTGTGCGTGATGCTATCGTCGCTCGTATTTTTGGTGCAGGTATGGCGACAGACGCCTTCTTTGTGGCGTTTAAACTGCCTAACCTGCTCCGCCGAATTTTCGCGGAAGGCGCATTTTCACAGGCTTTTGTGCCGATTCTGGCCGAATATAAAAGCCAGCAGGGCGACGAGGCCACGCGAACATTCCTTGCCTATGTTTCCGGCATGTTGACGTTGATTCTGGCGTTAGTCACCGTGGCGGGGATGGTCGCCGCACCGTGGGTCATCATGGTGACCGCGCCCGGTTTTGCCGCGACGCCAGAGCGCTTTGAGCTCACTTCGGATCTATTAAGAGTCACGTTTCCCTATATCCTGCTGATCTCGCTGACCTCGATGGTCGGTTCGGTGCTAAATACCTGGAACCGTTTCTCGGTGCCCGCGTTTGCTCCGACATTGCTTAACGTCAGCATGATTGGCTTTTCGCTGTTTGCCGCCCCGTATTTTAACCCACCAGTGATGGCGCTGGCCTGGGCGGTTTTGGTTGGCGGCTTACTGCAGCTCGGCTATCAGTTACCGCATCTGAAAAAGATTGGCATGCTGGTATTGCCGCGCCTGAAATGGCGTGACCCGAGCGTCTGGCGCGTCATGAAGCTAATGGGGCCTGCGGTCCTGGGCGTCTCGGTGAGCCAGATTTCGTTAATCATCAACACTATTTTCGCGTCCTTCCTCAGCGAAGGGGCGGTGTCATGGATGTATTACGCTGACCGTCTGATGGAATTTCCTTCCGGCGTTCTCGGCGTGGCGTTAGGGACGATCTTACTGCCATCACTGGCGAAGAGTTTTGCCAGTGGTAATCATGACGAATACTCCCGCCTGATGGATTGGGGGCTCCGCCTGTGTTTCCTGTTGGCGCTGCCGAGCGCGGTGGCATTAGGCATTTTGGCTAAGCCCTTAACCGTGTCGCTGTTCCAGTACGGCAAATTTAGCGCCTTTGATGCGCTGATGACCCAGCGGGCGCTGATTGCCTACTCAGTTGGGCTGATGGGACTGATTGTCGTCAAAGTGTTAGTGCCCGGTTTTTATTCCCGGCAGGATATCAAGACGCCAGTCAAAATAGCGATAGTTACGCTGATTCTGACGCAAGTGATGAACCTGATCTTTATCGGTCCGCTACAACATGCGGGTCTGGCGTTGTCTATCGGTCTGGCCTCCTGCCTGAATGCAGGATTACTGTATTGGCAACTGCGTAAACAGGATATTTTCCAGCCGCTACCGGGTTGGCGGGGGTTTTTGGTTCGCCTTCTCGTTGCGGTTATCGTAATGTCGCTGGTTTTACTGGGTATGCTGTGGTGGATGCCCGCGTGGGATGACGGCAATATGACGATGCGAATTCTGCGTTTGTTGCTGGTCGTGGTCGCAGGGGCCGGATCCTATTTTGCCACGCTAGCGCTGTTGGGGTTCCGCCCTCGGGATTTCGCCCGCCGTAGCGTGTGA
- the argS gene encoding arginine--tRNA ligase, giving the protein MNIQALLSEKVSQALTAAGAPADSEAQIRQSAKAQFGDYQANGVMAVAKKLGMPPRQLAEKVVQFLALEGIAEKTEIAGPGFINIFLDKQWVASQVENALNAPKLGLTPVEPQTIVIDYSAPNVAKEMHVGHLRSTIIGDASARTLEFLGHNVIRANHVGDWGTQFGMLIAYLEKMQNESANEMDLSDLEAFYREAKKHYDDDADFAERARAYVVKLQGGDEYCRQMWRKLVDITMTQNQINYERLNVTLTKQDVMGESLYNSMLPGIVADLKAKGLAVESEGATVVFLDEYKNKEGEPMGVIIQKKDGGYLYTTTDIACAKYRYETLNADRVLYYIDSRQHQHLMQAWTIVRKAGYVPDSVSLEHHMFGMMLGKDGKPFKTRAGGTIKLSELLDEAYDRALKLIAEKNPQMESDELTALAKVVSIGAIKYADLSKSRTTDYVFDWDNMLAFEGNTAPYMQYAYTRVASIFKRAGIQEDSLTQPITLSDEREFALATRLLQFEETITSVAREGTPHVMCSYLYDLAGLFSGFYEHCPILNAESDNVRQSRLRLALLTAKTLKQGLDTLGIETVEKM; this is encoded by the coding sequence GTGAATATTCAGGCTCTTCTCTCCGAAAAAGTCAGCCAGGCGTTAACCGCCGCGGGCGCGCCAGCAGACAGCGAAGCTCAGATTCGTCAGTCGGCAAAAGCACAGTTTGGTGATTATCAGGCCAACGGCGTCATGGCCGTGGCAAAAAAACTGGGCATGCCGCCGCGACAATTGGCAGAAAAAGTCGTCCAATTTTTGGCGCTGGAGGGCATTGCGGAAAAAACAGAAATCGCAGGCCCGGGATTTATTAATATTTTTCTCGATAAGCAGTGGGTTGCGAGCCAGGTTGAGAACGCCCTGAATGCACCAAAACTGGGTTTAACGCCCGTTGAGCCACAAACAATCGTGATTGACTACTCTGCTCCTAACGTCGCGAAAGAAATGCACGTCGGTCACCTGCGCTCAACCATCATTGGTGATGCATCGGCCCGTACGCTGGAGTTTCTCGGCCACAACGTAATTCGTGCGAACCACGTTGGCGACTGGGGTACGCAGTTCGGCATGCTGATCGCCTACCTTGAAAAAATGCAAAACGAAAGCGCCAACGAGATGGATTTGTCCGATCTTGAAGCGTTCTATCGTGAAGCGAAAAAACACTATGATGATGATGCCGATTTCGCCGAACGCGCGCGCGCTTACGTGGTGAAATTGCAGGGTGGCGATGAATATTGCCGTCAGATGTGGCGCAAGCTCGTCGATATCACCATGACGCAGAACCAGATCAACTATGAACGCCTCAATGTTACGCTGACCAAACAGGATGTGATGGGTGAAAGCCTGTATAACAGCATGCTGCCGGGCATCGTTGCCGACCTGAAGGCAAAAGGTCTGGCGGTTGAGAGCGAAGGCGCAACGGTTGTTTTCCTTGATGAATACAAAAACAAGGAAGGCGAACCGATGGGCGTCATCATCCAGAAAAAGGATGGTGGCTACCTCTACACCACAACGGACATCGCCTGCGCCAAATACCGTTATGAAACCCTGAACGCCGATCGCGTGCTTTACTACATCGACTCCCGCCAACATCAACATTTGATGCAGGCCTGGACCATCGTGCGTAAAGCGGGTTACGTACCTGATTCTGTCAGCCTGGAACACCATATGTTCGGCATGATGCTGGGCAAAGATGGCAAACCATTCAAAACGCGTGCAGGCGGAACGATCAAACTGTCCGAGCTGTTGGATGAGGCCTACGATCGTGCATTGAAGCTCATCGCAGAGAAAAATCCACAGATGGAAAGCGATGAATTAACCGCGCTGGCGAAAGTGGTTTCTATCGGCGCGATCAAATACGCCGACCTGTCAAAAAGCCGTACCACGGACTACGTTTTCGATTGGGACAACATGCTGGCGTTTGAAGGCAATACCGCGCCTTACATGCAATACGCCTATACGCGCGTCGCGTCTATTTTCAAACGTGCAGGCATACAGGAAGACAGCTTAACGCAGCCGATTACGCTGAGCGATGAGCGCGAATTTGCGCTTGCCACGCGTCTGCTGCAATTTGAAGAAACCATCACCTCCGTCGCCCGTGAAGGCACGCCGCATGTGATGTGTAGCTACCTGTACGATCTGGCGGGTCTGTTCTCTGGTTTCTACGAGCACTGTCCGATTCTCAATGCCGAAAGCGACAACGTGCGTCAAAGCCGTCTGAGACTGGCACTGCTGACTGCGAAAACGCTGAAGCAAGGTCTGGATACGCTGGGCATCGAAACCGTCGAGAAGATGTAA
- a CDS encoding VOC family protein produces MLPDDLITDLARFEQTLQELADVLQLDLGAFHADHISLRCHQNATAESWKAALLQVGSLLSENQINGRTICLFILDNAIAVGPWQITCIELPWPGKKHYPHEGWEHVELVLPGDAETLHQRALACLSDDALRTPGIKLKFSSPQGEKERIPNPTLAVTNGKVTIKFHPFDIRDVVASEMSSL; encoded by the coding sequence ATGTTACCCGATGATTTGATAACGGATTTAGCGCGTTTTGAGCAAACGCTACAGGAATTGGCCGATGTGCTTCAACTGGATTTAGGCGCATTTCATGCTGATCATATCTCGTTGCGCTGCCATCAGAATGCGACGGCTGAATCATGGAAAGCGGCGCTGCTACAGGTCGGCAGCCTGCTGTCTGAAAACCAAATCAATGGCCGCACAATCTGCTTGTTTATTCTGGATAATGCCATCGCGGTCGGCCCCTGGCAGATTACCTGTATCGAGCTACCGTGGCCGGGGAAAAAGCATTACCCGCATGAAGGATGGGAGCATGTGGAGCTGGTGTTACCTGGTGACGCGGAAACGCTGCATCAGCGTGCGCTGGCCTGCTTGTCTGATGACGCACTGCGTACGCCGGGCATCAAGCTTAAATTCAGTTCTCCGCAAGGTGAAAAAGAACGAATCCCTAATCCGACGCTGGCGGTAACCAACGGGAAAGTGACAATAAAATTTCATCCATTTGATATACGCGATGTTGTCGCAAGCGAAATGTCATCACTATGA
- the cutC gene encoding copper homeostasis protein CutC, translating to MTKLEVCCYSVDCAITAAQSGADRIELCAGQREGGLTPSYGALRGAREKVAIPVHPIVRPRGGDFCYSETEFAAIKYDIEQIREMGFPGVVVGALNEEGHIDLPKMREIMAAAQGMAVTFHRAFDMCLNPYIALEQLTELGVSRILTSGQQQTAENGLRLLRELTQASRGPIIMAGSGVRLTNVHKFQQAGIRELHSSAGQWTPSPMRYRKIGVSMCSDTELDEFSQYCVDGDVVEAMKRAVSPDREMQYVS from the coding sequence ATGACGAAACTGGAAGTATGCTGTTATAGCGTTGATTGTGCGATAACAGCAGCGCAGTCTGGGGCTGACAGGATTGAACTCTGTGCAGGACAGCGAGAAGGCGGGTTAACGCCATCCTATGGTGCGCTGCGTGGCGCGCGCGAAAAGGTCGCGATTCCTGTTCACCCGATTGTGCGCCCGCGAGGGGGCGATTTTTGCTACAGCGAGACGGAATTTGCTGCCATCAAATACGACATTGAGCAGATTCGTGAGATGGGTTTTCCCGGCGTTGTTGTTGGCGCACTCAATGAGGAAGGGCACATCGATTTGCCCAAAATGCGCGAAATTATGGCGGCGGCTCAAGGGATGGCGGTGACTTTTCATCGCGCGTTCGATATGTGTCTGAACCCGTATATTGCGCTGGAACAGCTCACTGAACTTGGCGTATCGCGTATATTGACCTCTGGGCAGCAGCAGACAGCGGAAAATGGGCTCCGGTTATTACGTGAACTAACACAGGCCAGTCGCGGTCCAATTATTATGGCGGGTTCCGGTGTGCGGCTGACTAACGTGCATAAATTTCAGCAGGCCGGTATCCGAGAACTGCACAGTTCGGCAGGCCAGTGGACACCGTCTCCGATGCGCTATCGTAAAATCGGCGTGTCGATGTGTTCTGATACGGAATTAGATGAGTTCAGCCAGTATTGCGTGGATGGTGATGTGGTGGAAGCCATGAAACGGGCCGTCAGCCCGGACCGTGAAATGCAGTACGTGTCATAA
- the cmoB gene encoding tRNA 5-methoxyuridine(34)/uridine 5-oxyacetic acid(34) synthase CmoB has product MIDFGNFYQQIAKGPLSHWLNTLPSQLSSWQQESLHGKFKLWFNSLEHLPSLTPTSLDLNDSVTARMEPDISIGQREGIEKLLRNLMPWRKGPFSLYGVDINTEWRSDWKWQRVLPHISPLKNRLILDVGCGSGYHLWRMVGEGATMAVGIDPMQLFLCQFEAVRKLLGDDQRAHVLPLGIEQLPELAAFDTVFSMGVLYHRRSPLDHLWQLKNQLVAGGELVLETLVIEGDENQVLVPGERYAQMRNVYFIPSAAALTKWLEKCGFVDVRVVDICTTTTQEQRRTDWMITESLAEFLDPEDPTKTVEGYPAPVRAVLVARKPGIYQ; this is encoded by the coding sequence GTGATCGATTTCGGCAATTTTTATCAACAAATCGCAAAAGGCCCACTCAGCCACTGGCTTAACACGCTACCTTCACAGCTCAGTAGTTGGCAGCAGGAATCGTTGCACGGTAAGTTCAAACTCTGGTTTAACTCGCTGGAACACCTTCCATCGCTGACGCCAACCTCTCTGGATTTGAACGACAGCGTCACGGCGCGCATGGAACCCGATATTTCCATCGGCCAGCGTGAAGGCATCGAAAAGTTGCTGCGTAACCTGATGCCCTGGCGTAAAGGCCCCTTTTCGCTTTACGGCGTAGATATCAACACGGAATGGCGTTCTGACTGGAAATGGCAGCGCGTTCTGCCGCATATCAGCCCGCTGAAGAATCGCCTAATTCTGGATGTAGGCTGCGGCAGCGGCTATCACCTGTGGCGGATGGTTGGCGAAGGCGCCACGATGGCAGTTGGCATCGATCCTATGCAGCTGTTCTTATGCCAGTTCGAAGCTGTGCGTAAGCTGCTCGGCGACGATCAGCGTGCGCACGTTCTGCCGCTCGGTATTGAGCAACTCCCCGAACTTGCTGCGTTTGACACCGTGTTTTCTATGGGCGTGCTGTACCACCGCCGTTCCCCGCTTGATCACCTGTGGCAATTGAAGAATCAGCTGGTGGCGGGTGGCGAACTGGTGCTGGAAACGCTGGTTATTGAAGGCGATGAAAATCAGGTGCTGGTACCGGGAGAACGCTACGCGCAAATGCGCAATGTGTATTTCATCCCTTCCGCCGCAGCCTTGACGAAATGGCTTGAGAAATGCGGCTTTGTTGATGTCCGCGTCGTGGATATCTGCACCACGACAACGCAGGAGCAACGCAGAACCGACTGGATGATCACGGAATCACTGGCTGAATTCCTCGATCCTGAAGATCCGACGAAAACGGTGGAAGGTTACCCTGCACCAGTACGGGCCGTTCTGGTTGCCCGTAAACCTGGGATCTACCAGTAA
- the cmoA gene encoding carboxy-S-adenosyl-L-methionine synthase CmoA has protein sequence MPNRDMLFSVPIANLGDWTFDERVADVFPDMIQRSVPGYSNIISMIGMLAERFVRPDSHVYDLGCSLGAATLSMRRNIAVPGCKIIAVDNSPAMVKRCRSHIDAFRSDTPVDIIEADILNIDIENASMVVLNFTLQFLEPSQRQVLIERIYQGLNPGGVLVLSEKFNFADKDVGELLFNMHLDFKRANGYSELEISQKRSMLENVMLTDSVDTHKARLADAGFEHSEIWFQCFNFGSLLAVKAEEKA, from the coding sequence ATGCCAAACCGCGATATGCTTTTCTCTGTGCCAATTGCCAATTTAGGCGACTGGACATTCGACGAACGCGTTGCCGACGTCTTCCCCGATATGATCCAACGCTCCGTTCCCGGCTATTCCAACATCATCTCGATGATTGGCATGCTGGCAGAACGCTTCGTCCGCCCGGATAGCCATGTTTACGATCTAGGATGCTCGCTGGGTGCGGCTACGTTGTCTATGCGACGTAATATCGCTGTACCGGGCTGCAAAATTATCGCGGTAGATAATTCTCCGGCAATGGTGAAGCGCTGCCGCAGCCACATTGACGCTTTCCGTTCCGATACGCCTGTCGACATTATAGAAGCCGATATCCTGAATATTGATATCGAAAATGCGTCTATGGTGGTTCTGAACTTTACCCTTCAGTTTCTGGAACCTTCTCAGCGTCAGGTGCTCATCGAGCGTATTTATCAGGGATTGAATCCCGGCGGCGTGCTCGTGCTCTCAGAGAAATTCAATTTTGCGGACAAAGACGTCGGCGAATTGCTGTTCAACATGCATCTCGATTTCAAGCGGGCAAATGGCTACAGCGAGTTAGAAATCAGTCAGAAACGCAGCATGCTGGAAAACGTCATGCTGACCGACTCGGTAGACACCCATAAAGCTCGACTGGCAGATGCCGGTTTTGAGCACAGCGAGATTTGGTTTCAGTGTTTTAATTTTGGTTCGTTATTAGCCGTGAAAGCAGAGGAAAAGGCGTGA
- a CDS encoding MAPEG family protein — MVSALYIVLGAILLIKLSIDVVKLRMQYRVAYGDGGFYELQTAIRVHGNAVEYIPIAAILLVLMEMNGALIIMIHFCGILLITGRLAHYYGLRHREFRWRRSGMSATYASLILMIAANLYYLPWDLVFTLY, encoded by the coding sequence ATGGTAAGTGCGCTCTATATCGTGCTTGGCGCAATCTTGTTGATAAAGCTGTCTATTGATGTTGTAAAACTCAGAATGCAGTATCGCGTGGCGTATGGCGACGGCGGATTTTATGAATTGCAAACGGCGATCCGAGTACATGGCAACGCGGTGGAATATATTCCGATTGCGGCGATTCTGCTGGTGCTGATGGAAATGAACGGCGCCCTTATCATCATGATCCACTTCTGCGGTATTTTATTGATTACTGGGCGTTTAGCGCACTATTACGGCCTTCGGCATCGCGAATTCCGCTGGCGGCGTTCCGGTATGTCGGCAACCTACGCCTCACTCATCCTGATGATTGCAGCAAACCTCTACTACCTCCCCTGGGATCTGGTTTTCACGCTGTATTGA